The proteins below come from a single Microtus pennsylvanicus isolate mMicPen1 chromosome 13, mMicPen1.hap1, whole genome shotgun sequence genomic window:
- the Tmem52 gene encoding transmembrane protein 52 isoform X2, whose protein sequence is MAPGPPVTQGLLLLLPLLPLSQVTLGSADGDCDPSDQCPPQARWSSLWHVGLILLAIFLMLLCGVTASCVRFCCLRKQPHTQTHMPPAWQPCDLTAIPVDSDSPAHSTVTSYSSVQYPLGMRLPLSFGEPDPDSMVPPTYSLYASELPPSYDEVVKMTKAREEAAAPSGKRNSLPEALGLETTPGHQEPGPSAQEP, encoded by the exons ATGGCCCCCGGGCCGCCAGTCACACAGgggctcttgctgctgctgcctctccTGCCGCTGTCGCAG GTGACGCTGGGTTCCGCGGACGGCGACTGTGACCCTTCGGACCA GTGCCCGCCCCAGGCCCGCTGGAGCAGCCTATGGCATGTGGG GCTTATCCTGCTTGCCATATTCCTGATGCTTCTGTGTGGGGTCACGGCCAGCTGTGTACGGTTCTGCTGTCTGAGGAAGCAGCcgcacacccagacacacatgccACCAGCATGGCAGCCCTGTGACCTGACAGCCATCCCTGTGGACAGTGACAGCCCCGCACACAGCACTGTAACCT CCTACAGTTCCGTGCAGTACCCACTGGGCATGCGGTTGCCCCTGTCCTTTGGGGAGCCGGACCCTGACTCCATGGTCCCTCCCACCTACAGCTTGTATGCTTCCGAGCTGCCGCCCTCCTACGATGAGGTTGTGAAGATGACAAAGGCCAGAGAGGAAGCAGCGGCTCCCTCTGGGAAACGTAACTCTCTGCCTGAGGCCTTGGGGCTAGAGACTACTCCAGGGCACCAAGAGCCAGGCCCCAGTGCCCAGGAGCCCTAG
- the Tmem52 gene encoding transmembrane protein 52 isoform X1: MAPGPPVTQGLLLLLPLLPLSQVTLGSADGDCDPSDQCRCPRRCPPQARWSSLWHVGLILLAIFLMLLCGVTASCVRFCCLRKQPHTQTHMPPAWQPCDLTAIPVDSDSPAHSTVTSYSSVQYPLGMRLPLSFGEPDPDSMVPPTYSLYASELPPSYDEVVKMTKAREEAAAPSGKRNSLPEALGLETTPGHQEPGPSAQEP; this comes from the exons ATGGCCCCCGGGCCGCCAGTCACACAGgggctcttgctgctgctgcctctccTGCCGCTGTCGCAG GTGACGCTGGGTTCCGCGGACGGCGACTGTGACCCTTCGGACCA GTGCCGCTGTCCCCGCAGGTGCCCGCCCCAGGCCCGCTGGAGCAGCCTATGGCATGTGGG GCTTATCCTGCTTGCCATATTCCTGATGCTTCTGTGTGGGGTCACGGCCAGCTGTGTACGGTTCTGCTGTCTGAGGAAGCAGCcgcacacccagacacacatgccACCAGCATGGCAGCCCTGTGACCTGACAGCCATCCCTGTGGACAGTGACAGCCCCGCACACAGCACTGTAACCT CCTACAGTTCCGTGCAGTACCCACTGGGCATGCGGTTGCCCCTGTCCTTTGGGGAGCCGGACCCTGACTCCATGGTCCCTCCCACCTACAGCTTGTATGCTTCCGAGCTGCCGCCCTCCTACGATGAGGTTGTGAAGATGACAAAGGCCAGAGAGGAAGCAGCGGCTCCCTCTGGGAAACGTAACTCTCTGCCTGAGGCCTTGGGGCTAGAGACTACTCCAGGGCACCAAGAGCCAGGCCCCAGTGCCCAGGAGCCCTAG